A single window of uncultured Methanospirillum sp. DNA harbors:
- the rdgB gene encoding RdgB/HAM1 family non-canonical purine NTP pyrophosphatase — MKITFVTSNLHKAREAAGIFSGIAEVEHVELECPEVRNESVAEVAKGKAAYAYSILNRPVITDDTGFFVSALNGFPGSCAAYVQKTIGNEGILHLLSDKTDRSAWFETGIAYADADGISVFVGRIDGTVVSPRGSQGFGYDPIFSVAGKTLAEMNAEEKNAISHRSRGLLALREWLIS; from the coding sequence GTGAAAATCACCTTTGTCACCAGTAATTTGCATAAAGCACGGGAAGCTGCCGGCATCTTCTCCGGAATTGCTGAGGTGGAGCATGTTGAACTGGAATGTCCTGAAGTCCGGAACGAATCTGTTGCCGAGGTTGCAAAAGGCAAAGCAGCATATGCTTACAGTATACTTAATCGTCCGGTGATCACTGATGATACCGGCTTCTTCGTCTCAGCACTAAATGGTTTTCCCGGTTCATGTGCGGCATATGTTCAGAAGACTATCGGGAATGAGGGGATCCTCCACCTTCTCTCTGATAAGACAGATCGGTCGGCCTGGTTTGAAACTGGTATTGCCTATGCTGATGCAGATGGTATCTCTGTGTTTGTTGGCAGGATTGACGGTACTGTCGTATCACCGAGGGGAAGCCAGGGGTTCGGCTACGATCCGATATTCTCGGTTGCCGGTAAGACTCTTGCAGAGATGAATGCAGAGGAGAAGAATGCAATCTCACACAGGAGTCGTGGGCTGCTTGCACTTCGGGAGTGGCTGATCAGCTAG
- a CDS encoding 50S ribosomal protein L40e produces the protein MARFPEAEARLLNVKVCMHCNARNPVRATACRKCGYKNLRPKNKERKA, from the coding sequence ATGGCACGTTTTCCTGAGGCAGAAGCACGTCTGCTTAATGTTAAAGTATGTATGCACTGTAACGCACGGAATCCTGTTCGTGCAACGGCATGCAGAAAATGCGGCTATAAAAATCTGAGACCAAAGAACAAAGAGCGTAAAGCCTGA
- a CDS encoding putative phosphothreonine lyase domain-containg protein: MDRSEIEALADIAYGIFEHYLTTQFHLRKTPLYHLVEEGTSFQNEFNEIFTQFKELYPELETHLQERFASPDEMYRLIIEGEGVVPTKTTQSYWIIQDGPDTDPHATEDERAGKWLIFVQPDQVDEIWKKIRDLTWQKELGISAKVSTAKKNPDSRDERKVLYVYTADWENEEEVMQVREKLRSIGITDRIGYKRNIETFKGEYASKGKRVTYYSA; encoded by the coding sequence ATGGACAGGAGTGAGATCGAGGCCCTGGCAGATATTGCGTACGGGATCTTTGAGCACTATCTTACCACACAGTTTCATCTCAGAAAAACACCACTCTATCATCTTGTAGAAGAAGGTACATCATTTCAAAATGAATTCAACGAGATTTTTACCCAATTTAAGGAACTGTATCCAGAACTAGAAACTCATCTGCAGGAACGGTTTGCATCACCTGATGAGATGTACCGGCTTATCATTGAAGGAGAGGGGGTAGTCCCCACGAAAACAACCCAGTCATACTGGATCATTCAGGATGGACCAGACACTGACCCTCATGCAACAGAGGATGAACGGGCAGGAAAGTGGCTTATCTTTGTCCAACCAGACCAGGTTGATGAGATCTGGAAGAAGATCCGTGATTTAACCTGGCAGAAAGAACTGGGAATCTCTGCAAAAGTCTCAACCGCAAAGAAAAATCCTGATTCACGTGATGAACGTAAAGTTCTGTATGTCTACACGGCTGACTGGGAGAATGAAGAGGAGGTCATGCAGGTGCGCGAGAAGCTCCGCTCTATCGGAATCACGGATCGGATCGGATACAAGCGAAATATCGAGACCTTTAAAGGCGAATATGCATCGAAAGGAAAAAGAGTAACGTATTATAGCGCCTGA